TTTTGGGGGATTTGACCAAAACCAAGAATCTGGCCCGTTTGGATCACGCGATAAAGATCTACGGGGTGGAGGCCGATTTGATCAAGAGTTTCATTCCAAAGGATTGCTACCACATCCAGGTGTTGAAGAGAATAACCAGCCACCAACAGTGATTGGTGACCATGATGAAAGGGGGTCTTTTGGTGGTGAGCATGACCCATCATGGGGACACCAACAAAATAGTAATGAATTGCCCCAAAATAAAAGAACTTGGAATGAAGGACCAGGGGATGATCTTGAACAAGAACAGTTTGGTCAATTTGGCCAACCAGATGCCTTTGGACCACGTGGACGTGGAAGGGGCAACATGTGGCGAGGTGGGCCAGGAGACAGAAGGGGTAGGGGATCAGATATGAGGGGTAGAGGGAGTGCAGGTATGAGGGGTAGAGGCGAGCCAGGAATGAGGGGTAGGGGAGAGCCAGGAATGAGGGGTAGGGGTGAGCCAGGAATGAGGGGTAGAGGCGAGCCAGGCATGAGGGGTAGAGGCGAGCCAGGAATGAGGGGTAGGGGCGAGCCAGTACTGAGGGGTAGGGGTGAGCCAGGAATGAGGGGTAGGGGGGAGCCAGGAATGAGGGGTAGAGGTGAGCCAGGAATGAGGGGTAGGGGTGAGCCAGGAATGAGGGGTAATCCCTCAGGATTCAGAGGGTCCTTCAGAGGTGGTAGAGGGGGTATGGGAAGGGGTGGAATGGGCAGAGGTAACAGCTGGTAATGTAGCTCAAGATTCTGATAATTGAAATAAGATGGTTACTGGCAGTACTACCTTTGCTGTTTGCCTGGAAGAAGGATGCAGGGCTTTATTTGCTGGAACTTTCTCCAAAGACATGTTTTCCATTTCCCATGCAACATTTATTCTTCCGGTAATAAACAGTCGTTTTGAAACACAATTGAGTGGTAGGGGTGAGCCAGAAATGAGGGGTAGAGGCAGGCCAGGCATGAGGGGTAGGGGCGAGCCAGGAATGAGGGGTAGGGGCGAGCCAGGAATGAGGGGTAGAGGTGAGCCAGGAATGAGGGGTAGGGGCGAGCCAGGAATGAGGGGTAGGGGCGAGCCAGGAATGAGGGGTAGGGGCGAGCCAGGAATGAGGGGTAGGGGCGAGCCAGGAATGAGGGGTAGGGGCGAGCCAGGAATGAGGGGTAGGGGCGAGCCAGGAATGAGGGGTAGGGGCGAGCCAGGAATGAGGGGTAGGGGCGAGCCAGGAATGAGGGGTAGAGGCGAGCCAGGAATGAGGGGTATGGGTGAGCCAGGAATGAGGGGTAGGGGCGAGCCATGAATGAGGGTTAATCCCTCAGGATTCATAGGGTCCTTCAGAGGTGGTAGAGGGGGTATGGGAAGGAGCGGAATGGGCAAAGGTAACAGCTGGTAATGTAGCTCAAGATTCTGATAATCTGAAAATAAAAGATGGTTACTGGCAGTACTACCTTGTGCTGTTTGCCTGAAAGAAGGATGCAGGGCTTTATGTGGCACTAGAACTTTCTCCAAAGACACGCTTTCCCTTTCCCATGCTTCATTTATGATAAATTATCCTTCTGGTAATAAACAGTCATCttgaaacacaattttgcaCATTAATTGCTTTATAGGCCCCTACTCCCGTAGAACTTTTGTTATGTCCTTCCAGGCACACAACAGTTTATGTCAAACCATTACTGTAGTACAAACATGTTCACTCACCCCaaacatcatttaaaaaaaattgaaggcactgggcactattggtaattacttaaagtaATTATCAGCATTACAACTTatttggtgacgagcaatggagagctgttgacagtaataaaacattgtgagacacggctctctccgctctgaagtaaagtagtgttttgagaaagaataaatttctcactaaaatgtttgaattgaatccaacacctcagctgaggtctcaaattcaagcatctgaaagcacacaacttgtgcgacaagggtgttttttctttgaataccaattgaattcaaatttccacaggtttgttattttatgcatatgttgagatacaccaagtgagaatgactggtatttgacaattaccaaaggtgtccagtgccttttaagtaAGAATATGTATGACGCACACCAGGTGTGGTACCACCCCAGTAATATGCAATATTGAACTGCTACTAAGTTTCTTACATATTTGTGGCGatgaatttgtttacaaactgacGTACATGAGGGATACAACCATGGGCATTTTTGTACCTAGAACCTCTTTCTGTCGAAtgacaagtttttttgttaGACGATCCTGCAAGGGGATTTTATGAGCCAGATTTCCAGAACGTTGCATGTATGTCACTCTTCAGTAAGTGCATGTATGTGCAAGCTACACAATGGAATGTCTGAGTGGCTATTCAATGATCAGGTTCCTGTGGAGGTAAGAAATAAGAAACCACATCCATAAATCTTTATAAAAAACAGCGTTGTATAAACTgatgatattttttgtttgcagaGATTTATAAACTGTCTGTTTCAATTTTCCATACAGGAATTACATATAAACACTATCGGGTACATGTTTTAGTTCCATAGtccagggatgtgatttctccatttttacaagaaatcaagttttttttttttttctttgaaacccCCACCCTGAATTTGGGGGTTTTAATCatgttttttgtattaattttttagaTGAACGAATTCATGAGAACATGAAGATAAAAAGATATGGAACAGAGTAGCAGAGTAGGGTGAATGTAAGCAGGCTTTGTACTCTGAAGCTTTCACGCTCTCAAGGTTGTAAGCTTTCACGCTCACAAACTCTCATGCTTTTCGCTCGCAAAGGTCACGCTTTGTGCTCATACTTACAGTGGGTTTTTTTCAACGGCTTATCATATCCCTGATGGTATTCAATTAATGTTTCGTTGTTTAGAGCATTGCTGCTGTCGAGGCAAGAAGTAACAAAACTTACTTTATTTCCAACCAATTGCCATTTAGCAATTATGCTGTATGAAAATCTAAGATTACATATAGTATGTACAAGTACTTCTGTTACTCAATTTCAGCAATCAAGTGTAGGTTCTGTAGCACAAGGACATACACATATTAAATTATAACCAGTTGCATCAATTAAGATCTGTTTCAAGTATTCCACATTTGGGCAAACTTATCAAGCCAATgtgcagggctcaatttcatagagctgcttaaagacactggacactattggtaattgtcaaagactagtcttcacagttggtatatctcaacatatgcataaaataaaaaacctgtaaaaatttgagctcaatcggtcgctgTAGTTGCGAGAcatcaatgaaagaaaaaaagcacccttgtcgcaccatggtcacaccaagatgtgtgctttcagatgcttgatttcgagacctcaaattctaaatctggggtctcgaaatcaaattcgtggaaaattacttctttttaaaaaactaaatcacttcagagggagttgtttctcacaatgttttatactatcaacctctcctcatgactcgttaccaagtagggttttatgataataattatcttgattaattaccactagtgtgcACTGCCCCTAAGCATAACAAGGtggtaagcacaacaaaatttatgcttaccagaataaggttaccagctaaaataccatttgAAATGTACAACATTTTGCTGGAATCCTGCTTAGTTTcacttagcagaaaatgttgggcaatattttctgcttaagcagctctatcaaattgggccctggacaatGTTTTGCATTAGCATTACTGGATCTATGTGAATTCTGGATCGGTAAATCCCAGAGTCAAAAACTTCCATTGAGAAAAGGaggattttactttttgtttattaatataATAAAGTTAAACAGTGATTTGGGATACAGTGATGTGGCATAGAGAATGTAGGTTATTAGGGCCTATTGTTATGGAAAACAGAAGATTTAATGCCAGATTTTTGTAAATACTATAAACTTGTAGTAATTTGTTCCGAAGGATACTAACTTTAAAGTGCATAACTCTCTATGTTTTGAATATTAAGACATGTTTATTGTCAACTTTACTGATCTGCCCTTctgttttataataaaatgtGACAGAAAACACAAAAGTTTCACTTTCTTTGTGAGTGAATGACATACTTGTATCATATTAAATTGCAATTAGCACCTTAACGCAGTACACATACTatattgttgtatcaaaaggtTGCCCCGTAGTCCACGCTCGGAGTCTGTTATTTTTCAAGTACTATTCCAGTATTTCCCATTAGTCGATCCATGGTCGATCATTTACACGGAATTGATAGGTCAATACTTTTTGTACACATATTTATGCACACAAGTGTGTATTGGACTCCAATCTAGGACCCTCTCATTTGTTCAACTGTTTCTCCTGAAAAACAAACGTGTCTTTTGTGGTAGcaattgtttttctcttttataaCAAGTCCTCAATTAGAATGTCGCCACAGGTACAACAGGGACATGAAGAAAACGTATTTGGGTGGTGCAAACAAATCTTCAGATTATGTAATTCATCACATAATATCACCTACACTGAGCACCTCCTTGCATTATTGTCCACTCCCTACTTCTTTGAACATCAGttgataaaacaattttttttaaattgttgtccctCTATCAGGCAGGCTGTCAGGAACTCACCATGTCCCATTCTGCTGTCTATTTTATTTGGgatttttatttgatgtttgGATGGACATTTGATGAGTATTTTTATCTATTAAAGGAAGATACGAAAGGACACCTCGAGTGTGTTTCACACAAGGCACTTTATTGCTTCTATCAATTCATGAGCATATCATGTACCCACATGTATAAATACATTAATCCAaatacttggtttgcggtaataccatttATTTGCCAGGTACAGTTTGTTCTTTACAGAAATATCTTGCTTATATCAAGATACTaaagatgactagagcaagttaGTCAAAACCTAttgaccaatttaagaactcactctgcggtagtgcagttaataatgatcctataagctaaagtattAGTCCCAGCCGATATTCTACCCAACTCGGGTAgtaattaaaaagcaggacagtttttttccaAATTGAGAAATCTCCcgaaaaaatctactccacggtagtagaatatatagcaagacacaCAGTTccctaaagaaca
This region of Asterias rubens chromosome 18, eAstRub1.3, whole genome shotgun sequence genomic DNA includes:
- the LOC117302540 gene encoding vegetative cell wall protein gp1-like yields the protein MNPEGLTLIHGSPLPLIPGSPIPLIPGSPLPLIPGSPLPLIPGSPLPLIPGSPLPLIPGSPLPLIPGSPLPLIPGSPLPLIPGSPLPLIPGSPLPLIPGSPLPLIPGSPLPLIPGSPLPLMPGLPLPLISGSPLPLNCVSKRLFITGRINVAWEMENMSLEKVPANKALHPSSRQTAKVVLPVTILFQLSES